GCGAAGACATGGACAGAATACCGCCGACTCAGCCGCGATTGCCGGTGTTCTCGCGCTCATTCAATCAGGCACATTTGCAAGCGCACAAGCCGCAGGCATCGATATGGCGACAAGCAACGGATATACGTCGGGGGCAAACCAAACGACAGTTACTGTACAGCCTGGCACATACAGCAGTGGCTTCAGCGCTGATGGAAGTGGAGCCTGTTCACCATCCTGCAATGCTGTCAGGGCTACCATCGTTCGTTCAGTGCCTCGCAGCTTTACGGCTCTCGTCATGGGATCGGGCTCAACGAACGTTACTGAAGTGGCGACTGCCGAGCTCGCGACGTCAGGGCCAGCATGTTCGTTGGCTTTAGCGGGCGGACTCGCTTTCAGCGGCAGCGCGGCAGTCACCGCAACGAATTGCTCTTTGGCGTCTAATAAGACAGGTCCTCAGTCCATTTCTTTCAACGGCGCTGGGGCTAATAAGACTCAGGCGAACGCTATTCTGGTAGGAGCGGGCGGTTGCACTCAGTCTGGTAGCGGTAGTCCCTGCACTCAGCAGGGCAGCCTGATGTATCAGCCGCCTTCGCTAGATCCGTATCAGGCGCTCTTAACGGATTCCTCCGCTATTCCCTCTGCGGTGAACGCCACGAATTGTAGCAGTAGCAAGACAGCCACTTCTCCTTATGTTATCTCCCCTGGCGTGTTCTGCGTCGGAGCCGATCTAAAAATTAACAATGCAGGCAGTAGCCCTCCAGGGCCGCCGACAGGGACGCTACCGTCGGGGACCTATTTCTTCTACAATTCATCAGTCACCGTGTCGGGCGGAACGCTCATTTGCAATGGGTGTACTTTTATTTTTACGGGCAGTTCCGCCAGTAAACTCGGCCAATTGAGCATTACCGGGGGAACGGTAACGATGACCGCGACGAAAACCCCTGCTTATGCTGACACCAATTACAAGGGCATTTTGTTTTATATGGACTACCGATATCCGGAACAGAAAGCAGGATCTTGCGGGAGCACGCAGGTCACATTGACGGGCAGTTCGACCGTCACATTGAACGGGGGAATGTATTTTCCCAATGCGAGCGTCTGTGTAACGGGCAATGCATTCGCTACCGCAGAGAGCTGCTTCTCGTTGGTCGCTTGGTCTGTGTACTATAATGGCAACGCAACTGAACAGCTAAGCGGATGCAGCACTACCGGCACGCAGACCGCTCAGGTGCGGGCTGTCAACCTCGTCCAGTAGAGGCAACCTATGAGGCGCCTTAATTTCGTACGAAATCAGCGCGGAGCGGCCGCATTTGAGTTCGTCATGATTGCGGTGGCGTTGTTTACGTTGCTGCTTGCCGGTGCCGGCATAGGCGACGTAACGCAACGAGGGATCGCGATACATGCGGCTGTTAGGGCGGGCGGAGAATATGCACGCTTTTTCCCCACCGATCCGGTGGGCATTCAGAATGCCGTAATAAACGCTCTTCCCTCAGGCTGGACATTGAGTGGAACGCCTGCCGTGACGTGTTCCTGCGCTGGAGTAGCGACAGGATGTACGGGGATTGCGACGGGCACCACCTGCAATCCGCCATTTTTGGTTACGGTCTCAGCGAGTATGCCTGCGACCAGCGTGAATGCTCTTCTCTGGTCAGGATCGTTCAGTAACAGAGCCAGCTATGAAGTTCGTGTTCAATAAAGGTCGTGATAGGTTGGGGGCTGTCTCGTTTGAGCTGGTGCTCGTCTTCATGATGTTTGTCTTGATCTTCATTGCAATAAGTGATGTCGCGCGATTTTACGTAACAGCGAATTCGGTTCGCACTCTGTCAAGTGAGTTGGTGCGGCAGACCCTTATCTACTGCGCGACCCAGTCTCAATCGGCGGTATGCGCGTTGCCAGCCACCGGAGCGAACAGTGTCGCTACCGCAGAGTCGGTGGTGCCGTTTCTCAGTACTTCCGGGTTCGCTGCAACACCTTCGGCTTCTCGATCCGCGATGAATACCAGCACCGGGGCGATGAGCATAACTGCGAGCGCAAACTACAATTTCAGCTTCATGCTGCCAATATGGAGGGGAACCGTCAGCCACGTGGCTCAGAATACCCTTGCAGCATACTGAGACAAAATCGCAGTTTAGCTTTGCGTCCGCAATTCCAGCTTTGCACTGCCTCCAGGCGGGGCAATGGAGACATTACGCCGCCGACTATTGACGATTTCGGCTTACCCGAAATTCGGCGCGAATCGCGCCCTATTAGTCGCGCCGCGACCACGTTTATTTCGACCGACGCACGTCTGCGGGACTGTGCTAAAAGCCAGCTACAACATCTTAAGGTACGTAGTTATTCTTCCGTTCCTATGTGAGAAGTGGTGCTTCCTGGCAACATTCTCAGGTTTTCTATGGCGTTGCGGCGCTGCGGTAGGGGTCTCGCCTTGCCAAGGGCGCGAAGGATTGCTGATGATCTCCAGGCCGCCGAGCGCGGCCGGCGGGCCTTGGCCCCCGGGCGGATACGGGAGTGATTTTAGGCCCGATGTGTTCGCCGGAAAGAAAATAACCGGTAACGGTTTATAGTGGAACGAATTGTAAGCTCTGTGGCGTTGCGTGCGAAGGAGAGTTGTTGAGGCGCCCTGGAGTGCATCGTTGGGGACAGCCGCAGAATGCGGCAAGGGGTTTTGAGATGGGTGGCGGTCGCGTTTTCATGGGGCCCGGTGGTAGGCGTTTCGCCCTGAGCGTTTTGGCTCTGAGCGCCGGATTTACCTTGGCGGGCTCCGCGGATCACGCCGGTGCAGCCGACCGGCGGGTGTCCGGCGGTGGTGTGTTCGTCAGCGAGATGAACGACGTCCAACGCATCAAGGTGATCGTCAACAAGTCCAGGACCTTCCGGGTCGAACAGGCCTTTGCGACCATCGTGGCTGGCTCGTCCGACATCGCCGACGTCAAGTCGCTGAGCGACCACCTGATCTACATCCAGGGCAAGCAGACCGGCACCACCAACGTCATTCTTTTCGACTCCGCGATGAAGCAGATCGGCATCCTCGATGTCGAGGTTTCGATCGACACCAACAGTCTGCAGCAGAACATCCGCGCCAGCACCGGCTCGCAGGGTATTCGCGTCTCCTCGTCGGAGGGACAGGTGGTGCTGAGCGGCACGGTGGTCGATGCCGTCGCCGCCGAGCGGGCGATGGCGATCGCCACCGGCACGGTCGCCAAGGGCGGCACCGTCGTCAACGCGATGAGCGTCGCGGCGCCGCAGCAGGTGATGCTGGAGGTGCGCTTTCTCGAGGTTAGTCGCGACGCCGGTCGCAACTTGGGCGTCAATCTCTATGCTGCGAATGCCAATGGGACGAATGTCGCAAATTCGGGGCGCGGCGGTGCAACTAGCGCGACGGTCCGAGAGCCGATCGGTGGGATTAACACAATCCAAAACCCCAGTGGTAACACCGGCGGTTCTCCTGTTGGTGCTTCTCCTACTGGAAGTCTTCCGATCCTCGGAACGCTCGGGACGCTCGTCGGCACTGCAGGCGGCGTTGCTCCGGCCCCGTTCGGAAGCTTGCTAACCAGCATCATCAGGACCAGCAACGGCGGCTCGGTGGACCTGTTGATCTCTGCGCTGGAAACCAAGGGATTGGCGCGCCGGCTGGCTGAGCCGAACTTGACCACGCTCTCCGGGGATGCCGCGCGCTTCCTGGCTGGTGGCGAGTTTCCGGTGCCGATCCCCAACACGACGACGAACGGTTTTCCGACTGTCACGATTGACTACAAGAAGTTCGGTGTCGAGCTTGCTTTCGTTCCCACTGTCCTCTCGCGTGGCGTGATCAACCTTCGTGTCGAGCCATCGGTGAGCGAACTTGATTTCTCCAACGCAGTGACAATTCAAGGGACGACGGTTCCTGCGCTGACGCGCCGCGACGCGCGGACCACCGTGGAACTGCGCGACGGCCAGAGCTTCGCTATCGCCGGCCTGCTCCAGACCCGTAACCGCCAGGACGTCTCGCAATTGCCCTGGATCGGCTCGGTGCCGGTGCTCGGTAGCTTGTTCAGCAGCAAGTCCTACCAGCAGCAGGAGACCGATCTCGTCATCATCGTCACGCCGCATCTGGTTGCGCCGGCGGCGCCGGGGCAGCGACTGGCCTCGCCGCTGGATTCACGGCTGCCGGCCAATGACGTCGATTTCTTCCTCAACGGCCAGATGGATGTCCGCAAGCGTTACGATGACTACGTCAATTCCGGCGGCGAGGTGAAGGGGCCTTACGGCCACATCATCGCGCCCGAGATCCGGACGCCCGTTCCGCCCCCCGCCGCGGCTGTCGACCAGCCCGTCGTGAAAACCCTCAACTGAAGGACGCGGGAGATGACCATCAGGTATCTGGCTCTGTGCGCGCCCTTGCTGCTCGGAGGATGTTACGGGCTCGCCGGACATGACGAGGTGGACCGCTATTTCCAGCGTTCCGACACCATCACGATGAGCGCCGGCGATGCCAAGCAGGTCAACGCCGTCACCCACACCATCACGCCGTGGCCGCGCTACGTCGGCGACACCAGGATCGCCACTGACGCGCGGCGAGCCGGTGCTGCCGTCACCCGCTATGGCAATACCAGGCAGCCGGTGGATCAGCTTCCGGATATGGGAGATCCCACCAAGGCGATGGGCCAGCGGCCGCCAACCACCCAGAACGTCAACATCGAGGGGTTGGGGGCGGGCTCGTCAGCCGGTGTCTCAGTACCGGTGGGCGGCGCGGGGGCCGGAAGGTAAAAGCTGAATTATTTGAACGATATAGCTACTGCAGTGGGTATTTTGCAGAATGTGGCTGCGAGCTGGCTGAGGCCGCTGGGAGCCGGCGGGGGACAAGGATCGATGCGGCGTCTCATCATGATGCTGACCTGTTGCTGGTTGGGAATCGGCCTTGCCGGGTGCGACTACACGGTGCGGGAGGCCGCGATCGTGGCGCCTGTCGATCCGCCGGGCGGCGATCCCGTGCAGGAGCCGACCGACGTCAAATACTATCCCTCCGACGAGCCGGTGCGGCTCGGGCTGGAGCAGTTCAACCGCGGCAATTACGGCATCGCCAATCGCTATTTCAGGGACGGCGTCGAGAAGGCGCCGAAGGACCTGACCGCGTGGACCGGCCTGGCCGCGAGCTACGATCGCCTGCACCGCTTCGACCTTGCCGACCAGGCCTACGCACAGGCGATTCGCCTCGGCGGCGAGACCGTGCAGATCCTGAACGATCAGGGCTATTCCTACATGCTGCGCGGCAATCTGAGCGCGGCACGGCGCAAGTTCGAGAAGGCCTATGCGCTCGATCCGGGCAATCCGGTCATCGTCAACAACCTCGAGCTGCTCAACGGCAGCCGCCGGTTCATTGAAAGGTCGCCCAACAACCAGCCTTAGACTGATTGGCTGTCGATGCGATAATCATCGTCACTTGCTGGAATTTATTTAAATGCGTTGTCTGCGCAGCATCTACGCGTAAAGCTGGCGTGTTGCCTTGCACTGCAACCATTCGAACTGCCGCCACGACTGGCTCCAATTGCGGTCAACGAACTAACGTTATTCTGGTTGAGCCCTTCTCGGAGCCTTTTAGCTTGGCATTACCTATCTCGCCCCATTTCATCATTACAGGATTACCGTCCCACAGCCGTTCTTTTGTTTTTTGCATCGGATAGATTTTAGTGCTTCTGCGCGTTGCACGGGGGGGGGGGTGATCCCGATGCTTAGAATTGCTGATTTCAGTCTGCTGAATTGGCCGTCGAATCGCCGCGAGACGCGCTCCTATCAGGCCAGACTTAATTGATTATAGCCCAGCTTTGGCCGCGGGCACCGCCGAACCGTTGTCCGCTCTGCGCGCAACGAACAGGATGGATACTACCGCGACAACCGCCCCCCCGATCAGGTCCGAGAAGTGGTGGCCGCCGAAGACAGGCGTCGCCGCGATCATGATTGTGCTGAGGACTGTCAAAAGCGGGAAAAGAACCCTGACTCCCCTCGCTGCATAGATGCAAATTATCCCGAAGATCATATGGAACGAGGGAAACTGTACGATGCCATCGAGCTGACTGAGAGGAATCTCATGAATCGCCCCGCCGCGCAGGTCGAGAAACAACTGAACATAACTGGCATCAGTCACTGACGTCTGCTTGTACCAGACGAATGCACCGCCGGCGGGAAGCACTGCCGAGATCGCGACGGTTAAGACGAGCGTGCTCGCGACGAGTCCAATAAACTCATCGATACGCGCGAAATCATCGGCAATCACGGCGAGCCACCAGAAGAGCAGCGCAGTTTGGACCGGGATCGAGCTATACGCAGACCTCAGAATGACGGAGAGCAAGGGGTGGGAGTGTACGAAATCGAAAGCAGCCGTCCAGTCCAGACCCAATGCCTGATCGACTCTTGACAGCTCGGCGTCAATGAGGGGGCGATCGAACGTCGCAACGATACAGGACAAGATAACCATGACGCCCGTTAGGGCGAGGTACTGCATCACGGCGTGGCACAGGCACGCAATGCGCGGCCTCTTCCGCACGAAACGGTAAATCACAAATATCCCTAGCAGCAGCAGACCCAATAAAAGAGCCCAGCGCTCGACAATGATATGAACGCCTACCAGCCTGGAAAGAAAAAAGTCAATTACGGCAATGCCAGCTAGTAAAGACCAGCGGAGAAAGTTGTTCACGTCCTCACCAAAGTGCGACTTCAAAATAGCTAGATCTATATGTTCAGCAATATAAAACTGCAATCTTGCGTCGACTTAAAAGCTTAATCCAGCGGCTTTGCTTACGTGCCTCGACCCGGCAGCGACGCGACAGCGTCAGGCATTCCCGGGTGAAGTCGTCGACCAGGGTCAGGATGCGGAAGCGCCGGCCGCTAGAGAGCGTATCCGTCACGAAGTCGAGCGACCAGCGCAGGTTCTGACCCTGCGGATCGTCATCGGCGCCCGGGTGCCCAGTGCCCGTTTGCGGCCACCCCGTTTACGCACCGGTCAGCCGCTCCTCCTTGTAGAGCCGGTACAGCTTCTTCCGATTGATCCGGCCCCCTTGCCGAGCCAATAGCAGCCCCACGCGACGGTAGCCGAAGCGGCAGCGTTGCGAAGCCAATTCCCCCAGCCGAGCCCGCAACGTGCCATCGTCCGGTCGCGTCAGGCATAGCGGTCGGTCTTCGGCTGCAGGCCCACCAGCTTGCAAGCCCGCCGCTGCGAGTAACCCTTCTGATCGGTCGCCCAGGTCACAGCACGTCTCCGCAAGCCGGGGCGTCAGAAGTTTTTTCCAGCATCTCCTTCAGCGTCGATGCATCCAGTATCGTCTCTGCCACCAACTT
The genomic region above belongs to Bradyrhizobium sp. CCBAU 53338 and contains:
- a CDS encoding tetratricopeptide repeat protein, producing the protein MRRLIMMLTCCWLGIGLAGCDYTVREAAIVAPVDPPGGDPVQEPTDVKYYPSDEPVRLGLEQFNRGNYGIANRYFRDGVEKAPKDLTAWTGLAASYDRLHRFDLADQAYAQAIRLGGETVQILNDQGYSYMLRGNLSAARRKFEKAYALDPGNPVIVNNLELLNGSRRFIERSPNNQP
- a CDS encoding phosphatase PAP2 family protein, with protein sequence MQFYIAEHIDLAILKSHFGEDVNNFLRWSLLAGIAVIDFFLSRLVGVHIIVERWALLLGLLLLGIFVIYRFVRKRPRIACLCHAVMQYLALTGVMVILSCIVATFDRPLIDAELSRVDQALGLDWTAAFDFVHSHPLLSVILRSAYSSIPVQTALLFWWLAVIADDFARIDEFIGLVASTLVLTVAISAVLPAGGAFVWYKQTSVTDASYVQLFLDLRGGAIHEIPLSQLDGIVQFPSFHMIFGIICIYAARGVRVLFPLLTVLSTIMIAATPVFGGHHFSDLIGGAVVAVVSILFVARRADNGSAVPAAKAGL
- a CDS encoding pilus assembly protein TadG-related protein; protein product: MRDKRGVSALMFIVSSIGFMGMVGFGMEVSTWYLERRHGQNTADSAAIAGVLALIQSGTFASAQAAGIDMATSNGYTSGANQTTVTVQPGTYSSGFSADGSGACSPSCNAVRATIVRSVPRSFTALVMGSGSTNVTEVATAELATSGPACSLALAGGLAFSGSAAVTATNCSLASNKTGPQSISFNGAGANKTQANAILVGAGGCTQSGSGSPCTQQGSLMYQPPSLDPYQALLTDSSAIPSAVNATNCSSSKTATSPYVISPGVFCVGADLKINNAGSSPPGPPTGTLPSGTYFFYNSSVTVSGGTLICNGCTFIFTGSSASKLGQLSITGGTVTMTATKTPAYADTNYKGILFYMDYRYPEQKAGSCGSTQVTLTGSSTVTLNGGMYFPNASVCVTGNAFATAESCFSLVAWSVYYNGNATEQLSGCSTTGTQTAQVRAVNLVQ
- a CDS encoding type II and III secretion system protein family protein, which codes for MGGGRVFMGPGGRRFALSVLALSAGFTLAGSADHAGAADRRVSGGGVFVSEMNDVQRIKVIVNKSRTFRVEQAFATIVAGSSDIADVKSLSDHLIYIQGKQTGTTNVILFDSAMKQIGILDVEVSIDTNSLQQNIRASTGSQGIRVSSSEGQVVLSGTVVDAVAAERAMAIATGTVAKGGTVVNAMSVAAPQQVMLEVRFLEVSRDAGRNLGVNLYAANANGTNVANSGRGGATSATVREPIGGINTIQNPSGNTGGSPVGASPTGSLPILGTLGTLVGTAGGVAPAPFGSLLTSIIRTSNGGSVDLLISALETKGLARRLAEPNLTTLSGDAARFLAGGEFPVPIPNTTTNGFPTVTIDYKKFGVELAFVPTVLSRGVINLRVEPSVSELDFSNAVTIQGTTVPALTRRDARTTVELRDGQSFAIAGLLQTRNRQDVSQLPWIGSVPVLGSLFSSKSYQQQETDLVIIVTPHLVAPAAPGQRLASPLDSRLPANDVDFFLNGQMDVRKRYDDYVNSGGEVKGPYGHIIAPEIRTPVPPPAAAVDQPVVKTLN